In Chlamydia serpentis, the following are encoded in one genomic region:
- a CDS encoding DUF1347 family protein — translation MFRYILFGVFLFTCFSSGGALYYLCFCHDFSQRLKDKKSESIWNERQKELSDSVLHYLPAQQQRSHLVCFQGFLLQKQQKFSQADRIFSKLYDEVKDGPFLFREEILGGRLINSFFLEKIDVMETVLCLLHQCCPNSPYYHLFKALLCYKQHRFSEVTHQLTCWQEEKEKGMAPLLNLSLEHLLSDFFLDYIFAHSQIEQKMFAEGRVILNRNINKLLKHESEWNAKTYDRIVLLLCRSYLLELLESDSKHIYSDYYEMVLFYLKKIYILEQSPYAEFLPEQELISLIMKHIFILPKEKLQPLIQILEIWQKHYVNPDSALIVQTLVTQFSHRIEEVISFCEAITSFPGLEELRQQVVMTFGSLLANKVQQIETEEAKQCVAILHVLDPSISISEKLALSSDTLNNIVSKDDEKHTKLQNYLDLWKAIQSYDIDRQQLVQHLVHGAKDLWQQGGNDEKALNLLHLVLQFTGYDIECESVVFLFVKQVYKQALSSHAISRLLKLENFISETKLPVVVISEAEKANFLADAEYLFAHGDYNKCYLYSLWLTKIAPSSQAYRLAGLCLMENKCYDQALEFLCMLPLTDSLNDHRTQKALAFCQKYQSKDSDFS, via the coding sequence ATGTTTCGTTACATATTATTTGGTGTTTTTCTCTTCACGTGTTTTTCCTCTGGAGGAGCTCTATATTACTTGTGTTTTTGTCATGATTTTTCTCAAAGACTTAAGGATAAGAAATCAGAATCCATATGGAATGAGCGACAAAAAGAACTGTCAGATTCCGTATTGCATTACTTGCCAGCGCAACAACAACGTTCTCATCTTGTTTGTTTTCAAGGATTTTTATTGCAGAAGCAACAAAAATTTTCTCAAGCAGATAGGATTTTTTCTAAACTCTATGACGAAGTAAAGGATGGTCCTTTTCTTTTTAGGGAGGAAATTTTAGGCGGGAGATTGATTAACAGTTTTTTTTTAGAGAAAATAGATGTAATGGAAACCGTTCTTTGTCTTTTACATCAGTGTTGTCCAAATTCTCCCTACTACCATTTATTTAAGGCATTGTTGTGCTATAAACAACATCGTTTTAGTGAAGTTACCCATCAATTAACATGTTGGCAAGAAGAAAAAGAAAAAGGAATGGCTCCTTTACTGAATTTAAGTTTAGAACACTTACTATCCGATTTTTTTTTAGATTATATTTTCGCGCATTCCCAAATAGAACAAAAAATGTTCGCTGAAGGACGGGTGATTCTTAACCGTAATATTAATAAGTTATTAAAACACGAATCTGAATGGAATGCGAAGACCTATGACCGTATCGTACTTCTTCTTTGCCGAAGTTATTTGTTAGAGCTCTTGGAATCAGATTCTAAGCACATCTACTCTGATTATTATGAGATGGTACTTTTTTATCTAAAGAAAATTTATATTTTAGAACAAAGTCCCTATGCAGAGTTCCTCCCAGAGCAAGAATTGATTTCCTTAATTATGAAGCATATTTTTATCTTACCTAAAGAGAAATTGCAGCCTCTAATTCAAATTTTAGAAATTTGGCAGAAACATTATGTCAATCCTGATAGTGCTTTAATAGTACAAACTTTAGTAACTCAGTTTTCTCATCGTATCGAGGAGGTGATCAGTTTTTGTGAAGCTATAACTTCTTTCCCTGGGCTAGAAGAGCTTCGTCAGCAAGTCGTTATGACTTTTGGGAGTTTACTTGCAAATAAAGTACAACAAATAGAAACAGAAGAAGCTAAACAATGCGTCGCGATTCTCCATGTTTTAGATCCTTCTATTTCAATTAGCGAAAAGTTGGCCCTCTCTTCAGATACACTAAACAATATAGTGTCCAAGGACGACGAGAAACATACAAAATTACAGAATTATCTCGATCTTTGGAAAGCGATACAATCTTATGATATCGATCGACAACAGCTAGTCCAGCACTTAGTTCATGGTGCGAAAGATCTTTGGCAGCAAGGGGGAAATGATGAAAAGGCATTAAACTTACTGCATCTTGTTTTACAGTTTACAGGTTACGATATAGAATGCGAAAGTGTTGTGTTTCTTTTTGTGAAACAGGTATATAAGCAAGCATTGTCTTCTCATGCGATTTCGCGTCTTTTGAAACTTGAGAATTTCATATCTGAAACAAAACTTCCAGTTGTAGTAATTAGTGAAGCTGAAAAAGCAAATTTCTTAGCTGATGCTGAATATCTCTTTGCTCATGGAGACTATAATAAGTGTTACCTATATAGTCTTTGGCTTACGAAAATAGCCCCCTCATCGCAAGCTTATCGATTAGCAGGTTTATGCCTTATGGAAAATAAGTGTTATGATCAAGCTTTGGAGTTCTTATGTATGCTACCGCTAACTGACAGTCTTAACGATCATAGGACGCAAAAAGCGTTGGCCTTTTGTCAAAAATATCAATCTAAAGATAGTGATTTCTCTTAG
- a CDS encoding polyprenyl synthetase family protein, whose translation MIVIHILDTYRPNIEIAIENALEEFGPVGHPIRSPVEYALKGGGKRIRPSLVCMIAQGLGLNYEVMDSALAVEFVHTSTLIADDLPCMDNDDERRGRPTVHKAFDEATALLASYALIPAAYSHLRLNAKKLKEKGCDPKDVDVAYDIIGDITDKNIGFSGVLGGQYDDMFFANKGKEHVQSIMIKKTGALFEIACISGWLFGGGDPSFTPLITSFSNNFGLLFQIKDDLLDIQRDYQKIGLNYALLFGENAALELLETSKNNCLELLDRLTGSGLKTNSELEIIISSLGSF comes from the coding sequence ATCATCGTGATACATATTTTAGATACCTATCGACCTAATATAGAAATTGCCATAGAAAATGCCCTCGAAGAATTCGGTCCTGTAGGGCATCCAATTCGCTCTCCTGTAGAATACGCTTTAAAAGGAGGCGGAAAGCGGATACGGCCTTCATTAGTGTGCATGATCGCACAAGGATTAGGGCTAAATTACGAAGTTATGGATTCTGCTTTAGCTGTAGAATTTGTCCATACTTCAACTCTTATTGCTGATGATCTTCCTTGCATGGATAATGACGATGAACGTAGAGGTCGCCCTACAGTACACAAAGCTTTCGATGAAGCTACAGCCCTACTTGCATCCTATGCATTGATTCCTGCTGCTTACTCTCACCTTCGCTTAAATGCTAAAAAACTCAAAGAAAAAGGTTGTGATCCTAAAGATGTAGATGTTGCTTATGACATTATTGGGGATATTACAGACAAAAATATTGGCTTTTCTGGAGTTTTAGGGGGACAGTATGACGACATGTTTTTTGCAAACAAAGGTAAAGAGCATGTACAATCTATAATGATAAAAAAAACAGGAGCCCTATTTGAAATTGCCTGTATTTCTGGATGGTTGTTTGGTGGTGGGGATCCAAGTTTTACACCTTTAATTACAAGTTTCTCTAATAATTTTGGTTTACTCTTTCAAATCAAAGATGATCTTTTAGACATCCAAAGAGATTATCAAAAAATCGGATTAAACTACGCTTTACTTTTCGGAGAAAACGCCGCTCTAGAATTGTTAGAAACATCTAAAAATAACTGTTTAGAATTATTAGATCGCCTCACTGGGAGCGGATTAAAAACTAATTCAGAGTTAGAAATAATTATTTCTAGTTTGGGTTCTTTCTAA
- a CDS encoding LpxA family transferase — protein sequence MTYLASSIFSPEDFLYPEIISKAHYTWDILFFLENMLSNHVFSGIHGTIESGVTLKNTDKIEIAKGAYVESGAYIVGPCILGPQTEVRHGAYIRGNVITGSQCIVGHCTEIKSSYLGHQVKAAHFAYLGDSVLGSNVNLGAGVRCANFRLDGKNICVSSSDKSKKINTGRRKVGAFLGKNVAIGCNVVINPGQHILPNTNIHPGQVI from the coding sequence ATGACCTATCTAGCTTCTTCTATATTTTCCCCTGAAGACTTCCTTTATCCTGAGATAATATCGAAAGCTCACTACACTTGGGATATTCTTTTTTTTCTAGAAAATATGCTCTCTAACCATGTTTTTTCCGGTATTCACGGAACCATAGAATCCGGTGTGACATTAAAAAATACAGATAAAATTGAAATTGCTAAAGGTGCCTATGTAGAATCTGGAGCTTATATTGTAGGGCCATGTATTCTTGGGCCACAAACTGAAGTTCGTCATGGGGCATATATAAGAGGAAATGTTATTACAGGAAGTCAATGTATCGTGGGCCACTGTACTGAAATTAAGAGCAGTTATTTAGGACATCAAGTAAAAGCAGCTCATTTTGCTTATCTTGGGGACTCTGTTTTAGGCTCAAACGTAAATCTTGGTGCTGGAGTGCGTTGTGCTAACTTCCGCCTAGATGGAAAGAACATTTGTGTTTCTTCCTCGGATAAATCAAAAAAAATCAATACAGGACGTCGTAAAGTGGGTGCTTTTTTAGGAAAGAATGTTGCTATAGGATGCAACGTTGTTATCAATCCTGGTCAACATATCCTTCCTAACACTAACATTCATCCTGGACAAGTCATTTAA
- the hemB gene encoding porphobilinogen synthase, whose product MNLLNLDRRPRRNRKTAAIRDLLAETHLCSQDFIAPFFVKSGKNIKEEILSLPGVFRWSLDLLIKEIERLCNYGLRAIILFPVIPSDLKDAYGSYSSNPKNILCRSIYEIKNAFPHLCVISDIALDPYTTHGHDGIFLNGEVLNDESVRIFGNIATLHAEMGADIVAPSDMMDGRIGYIRSKLDQAGYSRTSIMSYSVKYASSLYSPFRDALSSHVTSGDKRQYQMNPKNVLEALLECSLDEKEGADILMVKPAGLYLDVIYRIRQSTHLPLAAYQVSGEYAMILSAFQRGGINKESLFYESLIGIKRAGADIIISYATPSILELLHSGFEF is encoded by the coding sequence ATGAACCTATTAAATCTCGATAGACGTCCAAGAAGAAATAGAAAAACAGCAGCTATTAGAGATTTATTAGCTGAGACCCATTTATGCTCCCAAGATTTTATTGCGCCATTCTTTGTTAAAAGTGGAAAGAATATAAAAGAAGAAATACTCAGCCTTCCCGGAGTTTTCCGATGGAGTCTAGATTTACTTATCAAAGAAATAGAACGCCTTTGCAACTATGGCTTAAGAGCTATAATCTTATTTCCCGTTATTCCTAGTGATCTTAAAGATGCCTATGGATCTTATTCTTCAAATCCTAAGAACATTTTATGTCGTAGTATTTATGAAATAAAAAATGCATTTCCTCACTTATGTGTGATTAGTGATATAGCTCTAGATCCCTATACTACTCATGGTCATGATGGAATTTTCCTTAACGGAGAAGTTCTTAATGATGAAAGTGTAAGAATTTTTGGAAATATTGCAACCTTACATGCTGAAATGGGAGCAGATATAGTCGCTCCTAGTGATATGATGGATGGAAGGATTGGTTATATCCGCTCTAAGTTAGACCAGGCAGGTTATTCAAGAACCTCTATAATGTCTTACAGTGTGAAGTATGCTTCTTCTTTATATTCTCCTTTTCGTGATGCTCTAAGCTCACATGTAACTTCAGGAGATAAAAGGCAGTACCAGATGAACCCTAAGAATGTACTAGAGGCCTTACTTGAGTGTTCTTTGGATGAGAAAGAAGGTGCTGATATATTAATGGTTAAACCTGCAGGACTTTATCTTGATGTTATCTATCGTATTCGCCAAAGCACTCATTTGCCTTTAGCTGCTTATCAGGTAAGTGGTGAGTATGCCATGATTTTATCTGCATTTCAAAGGGGAGGAATCAACAAAGAATCACTGTTTTATGAATCTTTAATAGGAATTAAGAGAGCGGGAGCAGATATAATTATTAGTTATGCCACTCCGAGTATTTTAGAGTTGCTTCATTCTGGATTTGAATTTTAG
- a CDS encoding FAD-dependent thymidylate synthase translates to MLGKEDEFTYKQKQYLTHFVTNLESNVFALKNLPEVVKGALFSKYSRSLLGLRELLLKEFLFNEEEGEICKEVYDFETNVEKAADFYQRVLDNFGDDSVGELGGAHLAMENVSILAAKVLEDARIGGSPLEKSTRYVYFDQKVRGDYLYYRDPILMTSAFKDVFLSTCDFLFDTYSTLIPQVRAFFEKLYPKDSKTPASAYATSLRAKVLDCIRGLLPAATFTNLGFFGNGRFWQNLVHKLQGHNLSELRCLGEQSLTELMKVIPSFVSRAEPHHHHHQGMMQYRRALKEQLKGLAEQATFTEDVHSSPGVRLIYGDPDGIYKIAAGFLFPYSDRSLSDLIDYCKNMSCEDLMQILEGSVSPRENRRHKSPRGLECVEFGFDILADFGAYRDLQRHRTLTQERQLLSTHHGYNFPVELLDTPMEKLYRDAMDKANDTYNEISKDFPEEAQYVVPMAYNIRWFFHINARALQWLCELRSQPQGHQNYRAIATGLVKEIVKFNPLYELFFKFVDYSDIDLGRLNQEMRKETMT, encoded by the coding sequence ATGTTGGGCAAAGAAGACGAGTTTACTTATAAACAAAAGCAGTACTTAACGCATTTTGTTACCAATCTTGAGTCCAATGTATTTGCTTTAAAAAATCTTCCTGAAGTTGTTAAGGGAGCTTTGTTTTCGAAATATTCTCGATCTCTTTTAGGTTTACGAGAGCTTCTATTAAAAGAGTTTCTATTTAATGAGGAAGAAGGAGAGATTTGCAAAGAAGTCTATGACTTTGAAACAAATGTAGAAAAAGCTGCTGATTTTTACCAAAGAGTTCTTGATAATTTTGGAGATGACTCTGTAGGAGAACTAGGTGGCGCTCACTTAGCAATGGAAAATGTTTCTATTTTAGCTGCTAAAGTTTTAGAAGACGCTCGCATTGGTGGATCACCCTTAGAAAAGTCCACGAGATACGTTTATTTTGATCAAAAGGTTCGAGGGGACTATTTATACTACCGAGATCCCATTTTAATGACCTCGGCCTTTAAAGACGTGTTTTTGAGCACTTGTGATTTTTTATTCGATACTTATTCTACTTTAATTCCTCAGGTTCGTGCATTTTTTGAGAAACTTTATCCTAAAGACTCTAAGACGCCCGCATCAGCATATGCTACTTCGTTACGAGCCAAGGTTTTAGATTGTATAAGGGGATTGCTTCCTGCAGCAACTTTTACGAACTTGGGATTTTTTGGTAACGGTAGGTTTTGGCAAAATTTAGTTCATAAGTTGCAAGGACACAATCTTTCAGAACTCCGGTGCTTAGGAGAGCAGTCTTTAACAGAGCTTATGAAAGTTATACCTTCTTTTGTAAGCAGAGCAGAGCCACATCACCATCATCATCAAGGAATGATGCAATATCGTAGAGCTCTAAAAGAGCAGTTAAAGGGACTCGCAGAACAAGCAACATTTACTGAAGACGTACATTCTTCACCTGGTGTTCGGTTAATTTACGGAGATCCTGATGGGATTTATAAAATAGCTGCAGGGTTTCTTTTTCCTTATTCTGATCGCTCACTCTCAGATCTTATTGACTATTGTAAAAATATGAGTTGTGAAGATCTTATGCAAATTTTAGAAGGCAGTGTTTCTCCAAGAGAGAACCGCAGGCATAAGTCTCCTCGAGGTTTAGAGTGTGTAGAATTTGGGTTTGATATACTTGCTGATTTTGGGGCATATCGAGATTTACAAAGACACCGAACACTTACTCAAGAACGACAACTACTCTCCACACATCATGGATATAACTTTCCTGTAGAGCTTCTCGACACTCCTATGGAGAAATTGTATCGAGATGCTATGGATAAAGCTAATGATACCTATAACGAGATATCTAAAGATTTTCCCGAAGAAGCTCAGTATGTAGTTCCTATGGCCTATAACATACGTTGGTTTTTCCATATAAACGCAAGGGCTTTACAGTGGCTTTGTGAGTTGCGTTCTCAGCCCCAAGGCCATCAAAATTATCGCGCTATAGCTACTGGCTTAGTCAAAGAAATAGTGAAGTTTAATCCTTTGTATGAATTATTTTTTAAATTCGTGGATTATTCCGATATAGATCTTGGAAGATTAAATCAAGAAATGCGAAAAGAAACCATGACTTAA
- a CDS encoding winged helix-turn-helix transcriptional regulator, with the protein MLGDKRILFVTEDFNLSSKLKDLASERSDYQIIISPTFTTSFEVILILCEYLLLPEVLFSNGTFQEENFIVLFDTFEEEAIAKVLNQGASGYLLRPITAKVLDAVILAILREHQAIEHSFPDTIAFGDHTFRVTNLMIDSPQGKVYLTPSEAGILKKLLLNRGQLCLRKNLLAEIKGNTKEIIARNVDVHIASLRKKLGPYGSKIVTVRGVGYLFSIDDSSIPSN; encoded by the coding sequence ATGCTCGGTGATAAAAGAATACTATTTGTTACTGAAGATTTCAATTTATCTTCAAAATTAAAAGACTTAGCATCAGAAAGATCTGATTATCAAATAATTATATCACCAACATTTACTACATCTTTTGAAGTTATTCTCATACTTTGTGAGTACCTATTATTGCCAGAAGTTCTCTTTTCTAATGGAACATTTCAAGAAGAGAATTTCATTGTGTTATTCGATACGTTTGAAGAAGAGGCGATTGCAAAAGTATTGAATCAAGGAGCAAGTGGCTACCTTCTTCGTCCCATTACTGCAAAGGTATTAGATGCGGTGATCCTGGCCATCCTTCGGGAACACCAAGCTATTGAACATAGTTTCCCAGATACAATTGCTTTTGGAGATCACACATTTCGTGTCACAAATCTCATGATAGATTCGCCACAAGGAAAAGTTTACCTTACCCCTTCAGAAGCAGGTATTCTTAAAAAACTTCTTTTAAATCGTGGACAATTATGCCTAAGAAAAAATCTTCTAGCAGAGATTAAAGGGAATACTAAAGAAATTATTGCTCGCAATGTAGATGTTCATATTGCATCTCTAAGAAAAAAATTAGGTCCATATGGATCTAAAATTGTAACTGTTCGCGGTGTCGGTTATTTATTTTCAATAGATGACAGTTCTATACCTTCAAACTAA
- a CDS encoding GreA/GreB family elongation factor, translating into MDYLEKLQVLIEEGQSANFLSLWEEYCFNDVVWSQELIQILEKVKSSSLAPLFGKIADTVVPLWEKIPEGKDKDRVLQLILDLQTSNSQMFFDIALAYVHKKYSGEENFNEALRVVGLRDGRDFQFSLSRFDFLMHLHKGNFVFHQGGWGVGEVMGVSFLQQKVLIEFEGIMSAKDISFETAFKSLTSLSSDHFLSQRFGDPDGFEAFAKENPIKVIEILLRDLGPKTAKEIKEELVDLVIPEVDWNRWWQSAKTKIKKGTQIISPENPKDPYVLSDSGNSHIGQLEHKLSLTQDHAERISLIYHFVRDLHSELKDTVTRNKLIKVLQDLDIDNESLALQRDLLLSDSLGVADASIDKEYIMSLSEDDVSRILEKMPIVALQKSFLSLVRKYSSLWQPIFIQILLYTTSSTMRDFVYKTIKSDLSSIEVLKKRLLDCAHQPMMFPELFVWFFLKLGNHEDGLFNPEDKEVLRLFLESALNFMYLVASTPHKELGRKIHHFLVGQRYLAVRQMIESASLSFLKEFLLLSSKCPQFSSGDLNVFQSLAEVVQPALKKSKSSIEEEDILWSTSESFSRMKTKLQSLVGKEMVDNAKEIEDARSLGDLRENSEYKFALEKRARLQEEIRMLSEEIGRARILTKDLVFTDLISVGCCVSLKGVDGKVIEFTILGPWDADPDNGVLSSKSKLAQNMLGKKLGDVIIVQEKEYKVVKIRSIWEEHGA; encoded by the coding sequence GTGGACTATTTAGAAAAGTTGCAAGTCTTAATAGAAGAAGGGCAATCTGCGAACTTTTTAAGCCTTTGGGAGGAGTATTGTTTTAACGATGTAGTGTGGAGTCAGGAGCTTATTCAAATCCTAGAGAAAGTAAAATCTTCTTCATTAGCACCTTTGTTTGGAAAAATTGCCGATACTGTGGTTCCTCTTTGGGAGAAGATTCCAGAAGGCAAAGACAAAGATCGTGTTCTTCAACTAATTTTGGATTTACAAACATCTAATAGCCAAATGTTTTTTGATATTGCGCTTGCTTATGTACATAAAAAATACTCTGGAGAAGAAAATTTTAACGAAGCTTTGCGTGTTGTAGGGCTTCGTGATGGGCGTGATTTTCAATTTAGTCTTAGTCGTTTTGACTTTTTGATGCATTTGCACAAAGGAAATTTTGTTTTTCATCAAGGAGGTTGGGGTGTTGGTGAGGTTATGGGAGTCTCATTTCTTCAACAGAAGGTGTTGATAGAGTTTGAAGGAATTATGAGCGCTAAGGATATTTCTTTTGAGACGGCATTTAAAAGTTTAACTTCTTTAAGTAGCGATCATTTCCTTTCACAAAGATTTGGAGATCCTGATGGGTTTGAGGCTTTTGCTAAGGAGAATCCTATTAAAGTTATTGAAATTCTCCTTAGGGATCTTGGACCAAAAACAGCAAAAGAAATTAAAGAAGAGCTAGTGGATCTTGTAATTCCTGAGGTTGATTGGAATCGGTGGTGGCAATCGGCTAAAACTAAGATCAAAAAAGGCACTCAAATTATATCTCCCGAAAATCCCAAAGATCCCTATGTTTTATCTGATTCTGGCAATTCTCATATAGGGCAGTTGGAACATAAACTAAGTCTGACTCAAGATCATGCTGAGCGTATTTCTCTTATTTATCATTTTGTTAGAGATTTACATAGCGAGTTAAAAGACACGGTGACTCGTAATAAACTGATTAAGGTTTTACAGGATCTTGATATAGATAATGAGTCTTTAGCTTTACAAAGAGATCTTCTTCTTTCTGATTCTTTAGGGGTTGCGGATGCTAGTATAGATAAGGAATATATAATGTCTTTGTCGGAAGATGATGTCAGTCGCATTCTGGAAAAAATGCCTATAGTTGCTTTGCAGAAATCATTTTTATCTTTGGTAAGAAAATATTCTTCTTTATGGCAACCGATTTTTATTCAGATTCTTCTCTATACAACCTCATCAACGATGAGGGATTTTGTATATAAAACAATTAAAAGTGACTTATCAAGTATAGAAGTTTTAAAGAAAAGGCTTTTGGACTGTGCTCATCAGCCTATGATGTTTCCTGAATTATTTGTTTGGTTCTTCCTGAAACTTGGTAATCACGAAGACGGTCTTTTTAACCCTGAAGATAAAGAGGTTTTAAGGTTGTTTTTGGAGTCAGCCCTGAACTTTATGTATCTAGTGGCTTCTACACCACATAAGGAGTTAGGAAGGAAAATTCATCATTTTTTAGTGGGGCAAAGGTATCTTGCTGTGCGTCAGATGATAGAAAGTGCTTCTCTTTCTTTTTTAAAAGAATTTTTACTGCTTTCTAGTAAATGCCCGCAGTTTTCTTCTGGTGATTTGAATGTCTTTCAAAGTCTGGCCGAAGTTGTACAGCCAGCATTGAAAAAGAGTAAGTCTAGTATTGAGGAGGAGGATATTTTGTGGTCAACTTCTGAAAGTTTTTCTCGAATGAAGACCAAATTACAATCTTTGGTTGGTAAGGAGATGGTTGATAACGCAAAAGAAATAGAAGATGCTCGGTCTTTAGGGGATTTGAGAGAGAATTCTGAGTATAAGTTTGCTTTGGAAAAAAGAGCGCGCTTACAGGAAGAAATTCGTATGTTGTCAGAAGAAATCGGTCGGGCTAGAATTCTTACCAAAGATCTTGTCTTTACCGATCTAATTAGTGTGGGGTGTTGTGTCTCTTTAAAAGGAGTAGATGGAAAAGTTATAGAATTCACAATCTTAGGACCTTGGGACGCTGATCCAGATAATGGCGTGCTTTCTTCAAAATCTAAGCTTGCACAGAACATGTTAGGAAAGAAGTTGGGTGACGTGATAATTGTGCAAGAAAAGGAATATAAGGTTGTAAAAATACGGTCTATTTGGGAAGAACATGGAGCATAG
- a CDS encoding Na(+)-translocating NADH-quinone reductase subunit A — MKITVTRGLDLSLQGSPKESGFYNKIDPEFIAVDLRPFKSFPLKLKVKQGEEICSGSPVAEYKHFPNTYITSHVSGTVTAIRRGEKRSLLDVVIKKTPGPTSTEYTYDLQTLSRSELFEIFKKNGLFALIKQRPFDIPAIPIQTPRDVFINLAENRPFTPTPEKHLCLFSSREEGFYVFVVGVRAIAKLFALRPHIVFRDRLTLPTQELNTIAHLHTISGPFPSGSPSIHIHNVKPITKEKEVVFTLSFQEVLTIGHLFLKGRILHEQVTALAGTALKNSLRRYVITTKGASFSSLINLNDISDNDTLISGDPLTGRLCKKEEEPFLGLRDHTISILHSPTKRELFSFLRIGFNKPTFTKAYLSGFFRKKRTYTNPDTNLHGETRPIIDTDIYDKVMPMRIPVVPLIKAVMTKNFDLANQLGFLEVSHEDFALPTLIDPSKTEMLTIIKKALIEYAKESGILTLHSY; from the coding sequence ATGAAAATTACAGTCACCCGGGGTTTAGATTTATCCTTACAAGGGTCTCCAAAAGAATCTGGTTTCTATAACAAAATAGATCCAGAATTTATTGCCGTAGACCTAAGGCCATTTAAGTCCTTTCCCTTAAAACTTAAAGTAAAACAGGGAGAAGAAATTTGCTCAGGGTCTCCTGTAGCAGAATACAAACATTTCCCTAATACATATATTACCTCCCACGTCTCAGGAACGGTTACTGCTATACGACGTGGAGAGAAACGATCTCTTTTAGATGTAGTAATAAAGAAAACACCAGGACCTACATCTACAGAGTATACCTATGATCTCCAAACCCTTTCACGCTCAGAACTTTTTGAAATTTTCAAAAAAAACGGTTTGTTTGCACTAATTAAACAACGCCCGTTTGATATTCCAGCTATCCCAATCCAAACTCCAAGAGATGTTTTTATCAATTTAGCTGAAAACCGTCCCTTCACTCCAACTCCAGAAAAACATCTTTGTCTCTTTTCTTCTAGAGAAGAAGGGTTTTATGTATTTGTTGTTGGGGTTCGAGCTATCGCTAAGCTTTTTGCTCTTCGACCCCACATAGTTTTTAGAGATCGCTTAACCCTACCCACTCAAGAGTTAAATACAATTGCTCACCTTCACACTATTTCAGGACCTTTTCCTTCTGGATCCCCATCAATACACATTCATAACGTTAAACCCATTACTAAAGAAAAAGAAGTTGTATTTACTCTTTCATTCCAAGAAGTCCTTACTATTGGTCATCTTTTCTTAAAAGGAAGAATACTACATGAACAGGTAACAGCCCTTGCAGGTACCGCACTAAAAAATTCTTTAAGACGTTATGTCATCACTACTAAAGGGGCTAGCTTCTCGAGTCTGATTAATCTCAATGATATTTCAGATAATGATACGTTGATCTCTGGAGACCCGCTAACTGGACGACTGTGTAAAAAAGAGGAAGAACCCTTCCTTGGGCTAAGAGATCACACTATCTCTATCTTACACAGCCCAACCAAACGCGAATTATTTAGTTTTTTAAGAATTGGTTTTAACAAACCTACATTTACAAAAGCCTATCTTTCAGGATTTTTCAGAAAAAAACGCACGTATACCAATCCGGATACTAATCTACATGGAGAAACTCGTCCTATCATAGATACGGACATCTATGATAAAGTAATGCCAATGAGAATTCCTGTGGTCCCTCTCATTAAAGCTGTTATGACTAAAAATTTTGATTTGGCTAACCAACTAGGATTTTTAGAAGTTTCCCATGAAGATTTTGCTCTACCTACTCTTATAGATCCATCTAAGACAGAAATGCTTACGATAATTAAAAAAGCTTTAATAGAGTACGCAAAAGAATCTGGTATTCTCACTCTTCATTCCTATTGA